Proteins co-encoded in one Halorussus vallis genomic window:
- a CDS encoding helix-turn-helix domain-containing protein: MPNAVQEQLQNEREWEGLLDSMLGLNELDKGVFRLLAESSEPLTVDHVAKFIGKERTTAYRSVKRLEEAGVAVQEQESCPKGGYHHVYRVSDPDEIADELQRMLNRWYAETGQLIQEFRDTYGEDGPSESGR; encoded by the coding sequence ATGCCGAACGCCGTACAGGAACAACTCCAGAACGAACGGGAGTGGGAGGGTCTTCTCGACAGTATGCTCGGACTCAACGAGCTCGACAAAGGGGTATTCAGATTGTTAGCGGAATCCTCTGAGCCGCTTACCGTGGATCACGTTGCGAAGTTCATCGGTAAAGAGCGGACGACTGCGTACCGTTCGGTCAAACGACTCGAAGAAGCGGGAGTCGCCGTGCAAGAACAAGAAAGCTGTCCGAAGGGCGGCTATCACCACGTGTATCGAGTCTCCGACCCGGACGAGATAGCCGATGAGCTTCAGCGAATGCTCAACCGGTGGTACGCCGAAACTGGCCAACTCATTCAGGAGTTCCGGGATACGTACGGGGAGGATGGTCCTTCCGAAAGCGGTCGATAG
- a CDS encoding DUF5783 family protein: MADFDPEKFEDKYVHYFNELQKAYKDAFNRMNDRYDSELVHAIDQQILNESEPFYEGDGEFRVELPENPTDRVQGVIVDDEKLTELLDVYVEAIETELRRVFGFESGEE; encoded by the coding sequence ATGGCCGACTTCGACCCCGAGAAGTTCGAGGACAAGTACGTCCACTACTTCAACGAACTCCAGAAGGCGTACAAGGACGCCTTCAACCGGATGAACGACCGGTACGACTCGGAACTCGTCCACGCCATCGACCAGCAGATTCTGAACGAGAGCGAACCCTTCTACGAGGGCGACGGTGAGTTCCGGGTCGAACTCCCGGAGAACCCGACCGACCGCGTCCAGGGCGTGATCGTCGACGACGAGAAGCTGACGGAGTTGCTCGACGTCTACGTCGAGGCGATCGAGACTGAGTTGCGGCGCGTGTTCGGTTTCGAGTCCGGCGAGGAGTAA
- a CDS encoding DMT family transporter, which translates to MQSDEHGRTVSGGSGPFVALALVWGSAFVAIKAGLEYFPPVLYAALRYELAALLVLVYAYATTDRWAPRGRAEWLSVAVAGTFVYGGYHAFLFVGQQHATSAVAAVLVSSIPILTVGFARLFLPDERLNATGVLGLVVSFVGVSLVARPDVGGLLAGRASGEVLIVAAAVCTAVGSVFAQRFSVDLPLATRQAWAMGLGAVVLQAASLGRSESFASIRWTPEAVGWLAYLVVFPSALGFLLYFALLERRGSIETNLVVYASPVFAALIGWVLLGEPLTALTLVGFIVIVAGFGLTKWEVLRERVPGVLNVRF; encoded by the coding sequence ATGCAAAGTGATGAACACGGACGCACGGTCTCCGGAGGTTCGGGGCCGTTCGTCGCGCTGGCGCTCGTGTGGGGATCTGCGTTCGTCGCGATAAAGGCGGGACTCGAGTACTTCCCGCCGGTTCTCTACGCCGCGCTCCGGTACGAACTCGCCGCACTCCTCGTGCTCGTCTACGCCTACGCGACGACGGATCGGTGGGCACCTCGCGGTCGCGCCGAGTGGCTGAGCGTCGCCGTGGCCGGGACGTTCGTCTACGGCGGCTACCACGCGTTCCTCTTCGTCGGCCAACAGCACGCGACGAGCGCCGTCGCGGCCGTTCTCGTGAGTTCGATTCCGATTCTCACCGTCGGATTCGCTCGGCTGTTTCTGCCGGACGAACGGCTGAACGCGACGGGGGTGCTCGGTCTGGTCGTGAGTTTCGTCGGCGTTTCCTTGGTCGCCCGTCCCGACGTCGGCGGTCTACTCGCCGGGCGGGCGTCAGGGGAGGTGCTGATCGTGGCCGCCGCGGTCTGTACCGCCGTGGGGTCGGTCTTCGCACAGCGGTTCTCCGTCGACCTGCCGCTCGCGACCCGACAAGCGTGGGCGATGGGGCTCGGCGCGGTCGTGCTGCAAGCGGCGAGCCTCGGCCGCTCGGAGTCGTTCGCGTCGATTCGGTGGACCCCCGAAGCGGTCGGATGGCTGGCGTATCTCGTGGTATTTCCGAGCGCGCTGGGCTTCCTGCTGTACTTTGCGCTACTGGAGCGGCGAGGTTCGATAGAGACGAATCTCGTCGTGTACGCGAGTCCCGTCTTCGCCGCGCTCATCGGGTGGGTGCTCCTCGGGGAACCGCTGACCGCGCTCACGCTCGTCGGATTTATCGTGATAGTCGCCGGATTCGGACTGACGAAATGGGAGGTTCTGCGCGAACGCGTCCCCGGCGTTCTGAACGTGAGGTTCTGA
- a CDS encoding helix-turn-helix domain-containing protein, with protein sequence MDSHPETDSANDTDEALCVSLRVWHPDCWVIELTERLDIGLIGYGTRTRPSGRTTTLYTLYANTEEQVSAAIEEIHDHPQVYAVSEVNQTHRLDSTSTPGNATKGLLIDHDGTTQISDEFLSRGFVHAEPVDGNDGVEYWTLLTNEGRSEVKATLDEICESAGADITVLSITEATWGTGLGGLPLHRLTRRQHEVFRLAREEGYYSTPRGISAEALATELGISKSTLNEHLHKVEAKLLGVPERGD encoded by the coding sequence ATGGATTCTCACCCAGAAACCGATTCCGCGAACGACACCGACGAGGCGCTCTGCGTTTCGCTCCGCGTCTGGCATCCGGACTGCTGGGTCATCGAACTCACCGAACGCCTGGACATCGGACTGATCGGCTACGGCACGCGGACGCGACCGTCCGGTCGGACCACGACGCTCTACACGCTCTACGCGAACACCGAGGAGCAGGTGTCGGCGGCCATCGAGGAAATCCACGACCACCCGCAGGTGTACGCCGTCTCCGAAGTGAACCAGACCCACCGGCTCGATTCGACGTCGACGCCCGGCAACGCGACGAAGGGACTGCTCATCGACCACGACGGCACGACCCAGATCAGCGACGAGTTCCTCTCGCGGGGGTTCGTCCACGCCGAACCGGTCGACGGGAACGACGGCGTCGAGTACTGGACCCTCCTGACGAACGAGGGACGGTCGGAGGTGAAGGCAACGCTCGACGAAATCTGCGAGAGCGCCGGCGCGGACATCACCGTCCTGAGTATTACGGAGGCGACGTGGGGAACGGGACTGGGCGGCCTTCCGCTCCACAGGCTGACCCGGAGACAACACGAGGTCTTTCGACTCGCCCGCGAGGAGGGCTACTACTCGACTCCGCGGGGGATTTCCGCGGAAGCCTTGGCAACCGAGTTGGGCATCTCGAAGTCGACGCTGAACGAACACCTTCACAAGGTGGAAGCGAAACTGCTCGGGGTCCCGGAACGCGGCGACTGA
- a CDS encoding methylated-DNA--[protein]-cysteine S-methyltransferase gives MSYELLGREIELETALLAESREYVRDQLSEYERGDRREFDLTVDFPDGFTGEVHRELCAIPYGETRTYGELADRLSTAPIAIGQACARNPLPVVVPCHRVVGADSLRGYIYPGFQEKLLELERGHGGRER, from the coding sequence ATGTCGTACGAACTACTCGGCCGGGAGATCGAACTCGAAACCGCCCTCCTCGCCGAGTCTCGCGAGTACGTGCGGGACCAACTGTCCGAATACGAGCGCGGCGACCGACGCGAGTTCGACCTCACCGTCGACTTCCCGGACGGGTTTACGGGCGAGGTCCACCGAGAACTGTGCGCGATTCCGTACGGCGAGACGCGGACGTACGGAGAACTGGCAGACCGGCTGAGTACGGCACCTATCGCCATCGGTCAGGCCTGCGCGCGGAATCCGCTCCCGGTCGTCGTCCCCTGCCACCGCGTCGTCGGCGCGGACTCGTTGCGCGGGTATATCTACCCCGGCTTCCAAGAGAAATTGTTGGAACTGGAGCGAGGACACGGCGGGAGGGAACGTTGA
- a CDS encoding ABC transporter substrate-binding protein: MRRTPRSTVSRRAFLRGAGAAGAGALLAGCTGNRTGDSGETEGTTGSGATAETTAGDATTTGEASGPYSVSMSPVGTVEFENVPERVFTVFPQYADMAVALGHGEKVNSVYVPKMSGTTMNHYYHHLDGVSFDWKGLRDPLTDGLPKELLYELNSDVHLADPAWASTQKNWDRSDVEEITSQIAPWFGNFYSGTRAAAPDGYKNYQHYTLWDLFGNVAKVFREEAKYRALAKVHSNLVSSIQEKLPPKEERPTAVRVTLAQDGKSFYTYHLNKPGYWLADTRPLGANDAFADQNWKNLWGTVDYETMLEADPDVILHLWGMTPNYDMAETRKKLENHASGSQLTAVKNDRVYAAGMRYQGPIMNLFQIEMGAKQLYPDLFGEWPRYEDGDHYPEIPEKEWLFDRNEVAKIVTGNGA, encoded by the coding sequence ATGCGAAGAACGCCACGTTCGACGGTATCGCGGAGAGCCTTCCTGAGAGGGGCCGGCGCGGCCGGTGCCGGCGCGCTGTTGGCCGGTTGTACGGGCAACCGGACGGGCGACTCGGGCGAAACCGAGGGGACGACCGGGTCGGGTGCGACTGCGGAAACCACCGCGGGCGACGCCACGACGACGGGCGAGGCGAGCGGCCCCTACTCGGTGTCGATGTCGCCCGTCGGAACGGTCGAGTTCGAGAACGTGCCCGAACGCGTCTTCACGGTCTTCCCCCAGTACGCGGACATGGCGGTCGCGCTCGGCCACGGCGAGAAGGTGAACTCGGTGTACGTGCCGAAGATGTCGGGCACGACGATGAACCACTACTACCACCACCTCGACGGCGTCTCCTTCGACTGGAAGGGCCTGCGCGACCCCCTGACCGACGGCCTCCCGAAGGAGTTGCTGTACGAGTTGAACAGCGACGTCCACCTGGCCGACCCCGCGTGGGCGTCGACCCAGAAGAACTGGGACCGGTCGGACGTCGAGGAGATCACCTCCCAGATCGCGCCGTGGTTCGGCAACTTCTACAGCGGGACGCGGGCCGCGGCCCCTGACGGCTATAAAAATTACCAGCACTACACGCTCTGGGACCTGTTCGGTAACGTCGCGAAGGTGTTCCGCGAGGAGGCCAAGTACCGGGCGCTCGCGAAGGTCCACTCGAACCTCGTCTCCTCGATTCAGGAGAAGCTTCCGCCAAAGGAGGAGCGCCCGACCGCCGTCCGGGTGACGCTCGCGCAGGACGGGAAGTCGTTCTACACCTACCACCTCAACAAGCCCGGGTACTGGCTGGCCGACACTCGGCCGCTCGGCGCGAACGACGCCTTCGCCGACCAGAACTGGAAGAACCTCTGGGGCACCGTCGACTACGAGACGATGCTCGAAGCTGACCCGGACGTCATCCTCCACCTGTGGGGGATGACGCCGAACTACGACATGGCCGAGACGCGGAAGAAACTCGAGAATCACGCCAGCGGGAGCCAGTTGACCGCGGTGAAGAACGACCGCGTGTACGCGGCCGGGATGCGCTACCAGGGACCCATCATGAACCTCTTCCAGATAGAGATGGGCGCCAAACAGCTCTACCCCGACCTGTTCGGCGAGTGGCCCCGCTACGAGGACGGCGACCACTACCCCGAGATTCCCGAGAAGGAGTGGCTGTTCGACCGCAACGAGGTCGCCAAAATCGTCACCGGAAACGGCGCGTAG
- a CDS encoding NifU family protein: MSTDTQDDGDDLEERVSNFLRRNFPQIQMHGGSAAIQNIDRETGEVHIALGGACSGCGISPMTIQAIKSRMVKEIPEIEKVHADTGMGDDGGMGGGMSPSFPGETTDDDGDDDEGPQAPF, translated from the coding sequence ATGAGCACGGATACGCAGGACGACGGGGACGACCTCGAGGAACGCGTCAGCAACTTCCTGCGGCGCAACTTCCCGCAGATTCAGATGCACGGCGGGAGCGCGGCCATCCAGAACATCGACCGCGAAACCGGCGAGGTCCACATCGCGCTCGGCGGCGCGTGTTCGGGCTGTGGCATCTCCCCGATGACCATCCAGGCCATCAAGAGCCGGATGGTCAAGGAGATTCCCGAGATCGAGAAGGTCCACGCCGACACCGGTATGGGCGACGACGGCGGCATGGGCGGCGGTATGAGCCCGTCGTTCCCCGGCGAAACCACCGACGACGACGGCGACGACGACGAAGGCCCCCAGGCCCCGTTCTAA
- a CDS encoding sulfatase — translation MTNDDAAGNVVFVVMDTVRKSHLSVYGYDRPTTPGLERFAEEAAVFEQAVAPAPWTLPVHASLFTGMYPSEHGASQENPYLEGATTLAESLSRAGYDTACYSSNAWITPYTHLTDGFDDQDNFFEVMPGDFLSGPLAKAWKTMNDNETLRKAADYLVSVGNKIHEYTASGEGADSKTPQVIDRTIEFIDDADDDYFAFINLMDAHLPYHPPEEYKEEFAPGVDSTKVCQNSKEYNCGARDISDEEWEAIEGLYDAEIRHIDYQLARLFSWMEQNDEWDDTMVVICADHGELHGEHGLYGHEFCIYDPLVNVPLLVKHPEMEPGRREDQQVELVDLYHTVLDHAGVEAERSTKPLDRTRSLLSADYREFAEGDYAFVEYYRPVVELKQLEQKASDAGIELDRDSRFYSRMRAARRPDAKYIRNERIPDEFYHLDEDPEEMHDARGEGSDEEVELEAALSEFEERVGGEWKEVEDEDVLDDMSDDAKDRLQDLGYID, via the coding sequence ATGACCAACGACGACGCCGCGGGGAACGTCGTGTTCGTGGTCATGGACACGGTTCGCAAGAGCCACCTCTCAGTCTATGGCTACGACCGACCGACGACGCCGGGACTCGAACGGTTCGCCGAGGAGGCGGCCGTCTTCGAACAGGCCGTCGCCCCCGCTCCCTGGACCCTGCCGGTTCACGCCTCGCTGTTCACCGGGATGTACCCGAGCGAACACGGCGCGAGCCAGGAGAACCCCTACCTGGAGGGTGCGACCACGCTCGCGGAGTCGCTCTCGCGGGCCGGCTACGATACCGCCTGCTACTCCTCGAACGCCTGGATCACGCCCTACACCCACCTCACCGACGGCTTCGACGACCAGGACAACTTCTTCGAGGTGATGCCCGGCGACTTCCTCTCGGGTCCGCTGGCGAAGGCCTGGAAGACGATGAACGACAACGAGACGCTCCGGAAGGCGGCCGACTACCTCGTGAGCGTCGGCAACAAGATCCACGAGTACACCGCCTCCGGCGAGGGCGCCGACTCGAAGACGCCCCAGGTCATCGACCGCACCATCGAGTTCATCGACGACGCCGACGACGACTACTTCGCGTTCATCAACCTGATGGACGCCCACCTGCCGTACCACCCGCCCGAGGAGTACAAGGAGGAGTTCGCGCCGGGCGTCGACTCTACGAAGGTCTGCCAGAACTCTAAGGAGTACAACTGCGGCGCGCGCGACATCTCCGACGAGGAGTGGGAGGCCATCGAGGGGCTGTACGACGCCGAGATTCGCCACATCGACTACCAACTCGCGCGGCTGTTCTCGTGGATGGAGCAGAACGACGAGTGGGACGACACTATGGTCGTCATCTGCGCCGACCACGGCGAACTCCACGGCGAACACGGCCTCTACGGCCACGAGTTCTGCATCTACGACCCGCTCGTGAACGTCCCGCTGCTGGTCAAGCACCCCGAGATGGAACCGGGTCGGCGCGAGGACCAGCAGGTCGAGCTCGTCGACCTCTACCACACCGTGCTCGACCACGCCGGCGTCGAGGCCGAGCGGTCGACCAAACCGCTCGACCGGACCCGGTCGCTACTGTCGGCCGACTACCGGGAGTTCGCGGAGGGCGACTACGCCTTCGTCGAGTACTACCGGCCCGTGGTCGAACTGAAGCAACTCGAACAGAAGGCCAGCGACGCAGGCATCGAACTCGACCGAGATTCGCGGTTCTACTCGCGGATGCGGGCCGCGCGCCGTCCGGACGCCAAGTACATCCGCAACGAGCGCATCCCCGACGAGTTCTACCACCTCGACGAGGACCCCGAGGAGATGCACGACGCCCGCGGCGAGGGAAGCGACGAGGAGGTCGAACTCGAAGCGGCCCTCTCGGAGTTCGAGGAGCGCGTCGGCGGCGAGTGGAAGGAAGTCGAGGACGAGGACGTGCTCGACGACATGAGCGACGACGCCAAGGACCGACTCCAGGACCTCGGCTACATCGACTGA
- a CDS encoding lysylphosphatidylglycerol synthase transmembrane domain-containing protein: MTSKDTDPEPRTNSNGGEDERSDPEPRRTKSDGGEPSEARRTASERGDGSGGGGGEAILNGLTDSSGVGKILVGFVVAGVLVYLLGVVAGWGRVINALEQAEYKWVAVACLSSVVGLLAWGRAWQIVLAELDVEVPYRRLSVTYLAATFANYVTPMGQAGGEPFIAYILSKDTEASYEDSLASVVTADLLNLLPFFNFAAIGLVYILLRTPMSEGVETLAQGLAVMAFGVPALVYVGWRRRKGVEKVVLSVVRPVTNYTDRITVAGARRRIEEFYRSLERIAEEPRSLLHALVFSYIGWVFFAMPLYFSGLALDLPITLVLVLFIVPASTLAGLTPLPGGMAGVEAALVILLVALAPIPKGPALAATILYRFASYFFVLGVGGLATFWVIARS, translated from the coding sequence GTGACATCCAAAGATACGGACCCCGAGCCGCGGACGAATTCAAACGGAGGTGAGGACGAGCGGAGCGACCCCGAGCCTCGTCGAACGAAATCCGACGGCGGCGAACCGAGCGAAGCCCGAAGAACCGCCTCGGAGCGCGGCGACGGGAGCGGCGGCGGTGGCGGCGAGGCCATCCTCAATGGCCTCACCGACAGTTCCGGCGTCGGCAAGATTCTGGTCGGGTTCGTGGTGGCGGGCGTGCTCGTCTATCTCCTCGGCGTGGTCGCCGGATGGGGACGAGTCATCAACGCGCTGGAACAGGCCGAGTACAAGTGGGTCGCGGTCGCCTGCCTCTCGTCGGTCGTCGGCCTGCTGGCGTGGGGCCGGGCGTGGCAGATCGTCCTCGCCGAACTCGACGTGGAAGTTCCGTACAGGCGACTCAGCGTGACGTACCTCGCGGCCACGTTCGCCAACTACGTCACTCCGATGGGCCAGGCGGGCGGAGAGCCGTTCATCGCCTACATCCTCTCGAAGGACACCGAGGCGAGCTACGAGGACAGCCTCGCGAGCGTCGTGACCGCCGACCTGCTCAACCTCTTGCCGTTCTTCAACTTCGCGGCGATAGGGCTGGTGTACATCCTCCTGCGCACACCGATGTCGGAGGGCGTCGAGACGCTCGCCCAGGGGCTGGCCGTCATGGCCTTCGGCGTGCCGGCGCTGGTCTACGTCGGGTGGCGACGCAGGAAGGGCGTCGAGAAGGTGGTCCTGTCGGTGGTCCGGCCGGTCACGAACTACACCGACCGCATCACCGTCGCCGGCGCCCGCCGGCGCATCGAGGAGTTCTACCGCTCGCTCGAACGCATCGCCGAGGAACCCCGGAGCCTGCTCCACGCGCTCGTGTTCTCGTATATCGGCTGGGTGTTCTTCGCGATGCCGCTGTACTTCTCGGGGCTGGCGCTCGACCTTCCCATCACGCTCGTGCTCGTCCTGTTCATAGTCCCGGCGAGCACGCTCGCGGGACTGACGCCGCTCCCGGGCGGCATGGCCGGCGTCGAAGCGGCGCTGGTCATCCTGCTCGTCGCGCTCGCGCCGATTCCGAAGGGCCCCGCGCTCGCGGCGACCATCCTCTACCGGTTCGCCTCCTACTTCTTCGTGCTCGGGGTCGGCGGACTGGCGACCTTCTGGGTCATCGCGCGGTCCTGA
- a CDS encoding ketopantoate reductase family protein, with protein MEIVVFGAGSLGSLVGGLLAREHAVTLVGRDPHVAAVRQSGLRVTGAFDFAVRPTATTDGTDLSADLAVVTVKSFDTEAAAESLATGAFDAALSLQNGMGNEETLAERLDCPILAGTATYGAMRPEPGTVECTGVGEVVLGPRAGGSSKIAEEAGAAFCAAGIETTVAEDVPRRLWEKLAVNAGINATTALARVDNGALLAGPANDVATAAARETAHLARAVGVELADEAAAAAVERVADATAANASSMRQDVRAGRRTEVEAINGYVADRAREEGVDVPVNRTMANLLRAWQAERAE; from the coding sequence ATGGAAATCGTCGTGTTCGGCGCGGGGAGCCTCGGCAGTCTCGTCGGCGGCCTCCTCGCACGCGAACACGCAGTCACGTTGGTCGGCCGCGACCCGCACGTCGCCGCCGTGCGCCAGTCCGGCCTCCGAGTGACCGGCGCGTTCGACTTCGCAGTTCGCCCGACGGCGACGACCGACGGCACCGACCTCTCGGCCGACCTCGCGGTGGTGACCGTCAAGTCGTTCGACACCGAGGCGGCCGCCGAGTCACTCGCGACCGGCGCGTTCGACGCCGCGCTCTCGCTCCAGAACGGCATGGGCAACGAGGAGACCCTGGCCGAGCGCCTCGATTGTCCCATCCTCGCCGGCACCGCGACCTACGGCGCGATGCGTCCCGAGCCGGGCACCGTCGAGTGCACCGGCGTAGGCGAAGTCGTCCTCGGACCACGAGCGGGCGGAAGTTCAAAAATCGCCGAAGAGGCGGGCGCGGCGTTCTGCGCCGCCGGAATCGAGACGACCGTCGCCGAAGACGTTCCCCGCCGGCTGTGGGAGAAACTCGCGGTCAACGCCGGCATCAACGCCACCACCGCGCTGGCTCGGGTCGATAACGGCGCGCTCCTGGCCGGTCCGGCCAACGACGTGGCGACCGCCGCGGCGCGCGAAACCGCCCACCTCGCGCGTGCGGTCGGCGTCGAACTCGCCGACGAGGCGGCCGCCGCGGCCGTCGAACGCGTCGCCGACGCCACGGCCGCCAACGCTTCCTCGATGCGCCAAGACGTGCGGGCGGGCCGCCGGACCGAGGTCGAGGCCATCAACGGGTACGTCGCCGACCGCGCCCGAGAAGAGGGCGTCGACGTGCCGGTAAACCGGACGATGGCGAATCTTCTGCGGGCGTGGCAGGCCGAGCGGGCAGAGTGA
- a CDS encoding DUF7130 family rubredoxin-like protein: protein MSGHGEQPVEDDGDEEAVEKALNVDFGQTVYDEDGNELGQIRGLEQGGFFVSTRSGVESLSVEHSRAGHEFGEGELMWRCTNCGEMGEIDEGLPDECPNCGEPKEALMYWTED, encoded by the coding sequence ATGAGTGGACACGGTGAGCAACCGGTGGAGGACGACGGCGATGAAGAAGCAGTCGAGAAGGCGCTCAACGTCGACTTCGGCCAGACGGTCTACGACGAGGACGGCAACGAGCTCGGTCAGATTAGGGGACTGGAGCAGGGCGGCTTCTTCGTCTCGACGCGGTCGGGCGTCGAGAGCCTGAGCGTCGAGCACTCCCGCGCAGGACACGAGTTCGGCGAGGGCGAACTGATGTGGCGCTGCACCAACTGCGGCGAGATGGGCGAGATCGACGAGGGCCTCCCCGACGAGTGCCCGAACTGCGGCGAGCCCAAGGAAGCGCTGATGTACTGGACCGAGGACTGA
- a CDS encoding CDC48 family AAA ATPase, with translation MAEFRVSGLAPQDAGRGIARLTQAGREELGVEPDDVVTITGRRRTVAKVAGSYKGDEADVVRIDGNVRINADVNVDDSVEVEAVDPEPASSITVALPDYVILRGAEPLIHRYLVDRPVIRGDTVQMRLLGQPFVFLVTKTSPSGPTVITEETEVRIRETPITEEDLRGRQDALPDITYEDIGGLGRELDLIREMIELPLRHPELFRRLGVAPPKGVLLHGPPGTGKTLIAKAVANEVDASFHEISGPEIMSKYYGESEQHLREVFDEAQQDAPAIVFVDEIDSIAPSRDEVTGETERRVVAQLLSLMDGLEARGDVIVIAATNRPDAIDSALRRGGRFDREIEVGVPGREGRLEVLQIHTKGMPLADDVDLEELAEHTHGFVGADLASLARESAMHAIRRVQPDLDMDATVIPADVLESIEVTATDFAEARQEIEPSAMREVYVEVPDVTYDDVGGLDPVKRELVRAVEWPLRYPQLFDKLRTEAPRGVLLYGPPGTGKTLLARAVANASGVNFISVKGPELLDKFVGESERGVREVFQRARQSAPTIIFFDEIDAIALERGGSFDSRVTERVVSQLLTELDGIEALNDVFVMGATNRPDVIDPALLRPGRLEKNIYVPIPDVDARRAIFAVHTRGVPAADDVDLDALAEETEGYTGGDIEAIVREASMLAMDEVVLALGGDGEVDETPDEAEIDEAATGLTVSHEHFRAALEKVKPSVTDDRREFYEEMVNELGGKAQTDADDGGLGFQ, from the coding sequence ATGGCCGAATTCAGGGTTTCCGGGCTCGCGCCGCAGGACGCAGGACGAGGAATCGCGCGACTGACTCAAGCGGGACGAGAGGAACTGGGCGTCGAACCGGACGACGTCGTCACCATCACCGGCCGCCGCCGAACCGTGGCGAAAGTCGCTGGTAGCTACAAGGGCGACGAGGCCGACGTCGTTCGTATCGACGGAAACGTCCGCATCAACGCCGACGTGAACGTCGACGATTCGGTCGAGGTCGAGGCGGTCGACCCCGAACCCGCTTCGTCCATCACGGTCGCGCTGCCCGACTACGTCATCCTGCGCGGCGCGGAACCGCTGATACACCGCTACCTCGTCGACCGGCCGGTCATCCGGGGCGACACCGTCCAGATGCGACTGCTCGGCCAACCGTTCGTCTTCCTCGTGACGAAGACGAGTCCGTCCGGGCCGACCGTGATCACCGAGGAAACCGAAGTCCGAATTCGCGAAACCCCGATTACCGAGGAGGACCTCCGGGGCCGACAGGACGCACTCCCGGACATCACCTACGAGGACATCGGCGGACTGGGCCGCGAACTCGACCTGATTCGGGAGATGATCGAACTCCCGCTGCGCCACCCCGAACTGTTCCGGCGTCTCGGGGTCGCACCGCCGAAGGGGGTGTTACTCCACGGCCCGCCCGGCACGGGCAAGACCCTCATCGCGAAGGCGGTCGCAAACGAGGTCGACGCCAGTTTCCACGAGATATCCGGCCCGGAGATCATGTCGAAATACTACGGCGAGTCCGAACAGCACCTCCGGGAGGTGTTCGATGAAGCCCAGCAGGACGCCCCCGCCATCGTCTTCGTCGACGAGATCGACTCCATCGCGCCGAGTCGCGACGAGGTGACCGGCGAAACCGAGCGCCGTGTGGTCGCCCAGTTGCTGTCGCTGATGGACGGCCTGGAAGCCCGCGGCGACGTCATCGTCATCGCCGCCACGAATCGCCCGGACGCCATCGATTCGGCGCTCCGGCGGGGCGGCCGCTTCGACCGCGAAATCGAAGTGGGCGTGCCGGGCCGCGAGGGGCGACTCGAGGTCCTCCAGATTCACACCAAGGGGATGCCGCTGGCCGACGACGTCGACCTCGAAGAACTCGCCGAGCACACCCACGGCTTCGTCGGTGCCGACCTCGCGTCGCTCGCGCGGGAGTCGGCCATGCACGCGATTCGCCGGGTGCAACCCGACCTCGACATGGACGCGACGGTCATCCCTGCCGACGTGCTGGAGAGCATCGAGGTGACCGCCACCGACTTCGCCGAGGCGCGCCAGGAGATAGAACCGAGCGCGATGCGGGAAGTGTACGTCGAGGTACCCGACGTCACCTACGACGACGTGGGCGGCCTCGACCCGGTCAAGCGCGAACTGGTCAGGGCGGTCGAGTGGCCGCTCAGGTACCCCCAGTTGTTCGACAAACTCCGCACCGAAGCACCGAGGGGCGTGTTGCTGTACGGCCCGCCCGGCACGGGCAAGACGCTGCTGGCGCGGGCCGTCGCCAACGCCAGCGGCGTGAACTTCATCTCGGTGAAGGGGCCGGAACTCCTCGACAAGTTCGTCGGCGAGTCCGAGCGGGGCGTCCGCGAGGTGTTCCAGCGCGCCCGACAGAGCGCGCCCACCATCATCTTCTTCGACGAGATCGACGCCATCGCGCTCGAGCGCGGCGGCTCGTTCGACTCCCGCGTTACCGAGCGCGTGGTGTCCCAACTGCTGACCGAACTCGACGGCATCGAGGCGCTGAACGACGTCTTCGTGATGGGAGCGACCAACCGCCCGGACGTCATCGACCCGGCGCTGTTGCGCCCCGGCCGACTGGAGAAGAACATCTACGTGCCGATTCCCGACGTCGACGCTCGCCGCGCCATCTTCGCGGTCCACACTCGGGGTGTGCCGGCCGCCGACGACGTGGACCTCGACGCGCTGGCCGAGGAAACCGAGGGGTACACCGGCGGCGACATCGAGGCCATCGTCCGGGAGGCCAGCATGCTCGCCATGGACGAGGTGGTGCTCGCACTCGGCGGCGACGGCGAGGTCGACGAGACGCCGGACGAAGCGGAGATCGACGAGGCGGCGACGGGGCTCACCGTCTCGCACGAGCACTTCCGGGCGGCCCTGGAGAAGGTCAAACCGTCGGTCACCGACGACCGGCGCGAGTTCTACGAGGAGATGGTGAACGAACTCGGCGGGAAGGCCCAGACCGACGCCGACGACGGCGGCCTCGGTTTCCAGTAG